Sequence from the Exiguobacterium aurantiacum genome:
GCGTTAGAAGTAACGAAGCGGTTGGAATCCGCGCGTGTGGAAGTCGAGCTTGATGCCGTCTTCCGTGATGAAGAACACGTACTCGTTCGTATCGACGTCACGGACGAACACTTTGTAGAATGTGAGCGTCTCTTCGTCGTTCGTCACATACTTCGCCTCATGCGTCGAGATGACTTGCGCGAACAGTTGCTCTTCGTCAAATTCGTTGACGATGTCCTCAAACTTCGCCGCCTCTTCTTCGGTCGCTTCTCGACCCGGTGCGATTTGGTAATACGCGTCGCTCGCTTTCGGCTGAACGCCGAGGTTGCGGTCGACGACGATGACGCTTTCGATGTCTTGGTCGTCTAGGCTCTTATAGCCATACAACGTCTCGATGAGCGTGTTCTCACCTGTGACCCGGCCGATGCCTTCGAGCGATTCCGCTCCCGTGAGCGACCTAACGCGTGTCGCTTCCGGAACGATTTCTTCTTGATAGGCGATATTATAAGCGCGGATGATCTCCCGTACTTGCAAAAACGTCGCGACGACGAGCAGTACGACCAGACCTCCAATGATTATGCGTTTCATCATCTGTTTATTTTCCCCCTAGACTGTCATGCTCTCTTCTAAGGATAACCCAGGAACCGCATTCATCGCCAGTGTATCGCGCTTTCCGCGCACATACGCGTGATGTGCCGCGACTCCAATCATACCGGCGTTGTCTCCGCATAGATCGAGTGGCGGGATGACGAGGCGGATGCCTTCGCGGTCCGTCGCTTCTTTGAGCGCAGCGCGGAGTCCACGGTTGGCTGCGACACCGCCCGCGACGAGCAGCTGCTTCGCGCCCTTCTCTTTCACGGCACGAATCGCTTTCTCGACGAGCACTTCGACGACGCTCGCTTGGAAGCTGGCCGCCAAGTTCTCAGGGATGACCGTCTCCCCGCGCTGTTCGGCATTGTGGACGGCGTTGATGACCGATGACTTGAGCCCGCTGAAGCTGAAGTCGAAACTCCCTGCTTCAAGCCGAACCCGTGGGAACTTGTACGTGTCTTCCCCATCGGCCGCGAGACGATCGATGGCAGGACCACCCGGATACGGCAGACTGAGCGTCCGTGCGACTTTGTCATATGCTTCTCCGGCCGCATCGTCACGTGTCTCACCGATGACTTCGAACACACCGTGCTCCGGCATATAGACGAGCTCCGTATGTCCACCCGAGACGACAAGACAGACGAGTGGGAACTCCATCTCTTCGACGAGCTCGTTCGCGTAAATATGTCCGGCGATATGGTGGACCCCGATGAGCGGTTTGCTGTGGGCGAACGCGAGGGCCTTGGCCGCACTGATTCCGACGAGGAGCGCCCCGACGAGACCCGGTCCTTGTGTGACCGCGACGGCGTCGACGTCTTGCATCGTCACACCGGCTTCGCTAAGAGCGTCATCGATGACGTACGTGATTCGTTCGACGTGATGGCGCGAGGCGACCTCGGGCACGACCCCGCCGAACCGTTTATGGCTTTCAATCTGCGACGAGACGACGTTTGATAAGAGCGTCTTGCCGTCACGCACGAGCGCAACGGACGTCTCATCACAGCTCGACTCGATCGCGAGAATGAGCGATGTGTTCATTCTGATTCACTTCCTAACTTCGCCCAGTAAATATAGGCGTCTTCATTATTGTCTTGGTAATATCGTTTCCGGCGTCCCGCATTTTCAAAACCAAACTGTTCATACAACTTTTGGGCACCGATGTTGGAGACACGCACTTCGAGCGTGAGCGCCGCGAGTGACTTTGAACGGGCAAATTCGACGAGTTGCGTCAGGAGCAGATTGCCGATGCCTTGCCCGCGATATTCCGGTAAGACAGCGATGTTCGTGATATGCCCCTCGTCTACGATTTGCCAGACGCCGACGAAACCGACGATACGCCGTTCATGTACAGCGACGAAGTAAATCGCTTGATCATTGCGGAGCATCTCGTTCATGAACGCTTCTTTCGTCCAAGGAATGGCGAACGAGGCTTCCTCGACTTTGGTCACTTCGTCGACGTCGAGCCAGTTCATGCGACGGATTTGAATGTCAGCCATTGTTCTGTCCCTCGAGCCATTTCGCTTCCGCCTCAGCGAGACGAAGATACTCGGGCTCAAACGCATGGACATCATTCGTGACTTCACCTAAGGCGACGAGGTCGCTCGCCCGGCCGTAACTATGCGCGGCCGGTGCTTCTGTATACTCATACGCGGCCAAGACGTCACGGAACGGCTCGACGTCGCCGACGACGACGAACGGTCCTGTGATATTGGCTTCGAGCCAAGCAGCGACCGAGGCGTGACGGTCTGGTGTCATGGCCTCGTTTTGTTGATAGTATCCGATATAAGCGTTCCCTCGGCGGGCGTCGATGAGCGAGACGACCGGTAGATCCGTGTTCGGGGCCGCCGCCATTAGACGGAGTGCCGAGACCCCGATGAGCGGGATTTGCAGTGTATAGGCGAGCGTCTTCGCTGTCGTCACCCCGATGCGGATTCCCGTGTATGAGCCTGGTCCCGTCGTCACGACGATACGTTCGAGTTCGGTTGGTGTCCATTTAACGGCATGCATCAGCTGTTCAATCATCGGCATGAGCGTGACGGCATGGTTTTTCGAGACCATGACCGTTGCCTCGGCTTGAATCTGTCCGTGTTCGCTGAGCGCGACAGATAGACGTGTCGTCGACGTGTCAATCATGAGTTGCTTCATGCGAGCACCTCCTGCACGAGCGTGTCATACGCATCACCGACGGGAGCGAACGTCAGTTGACGTTCCTCGTCACCGGTGCGCTCGATCGTGATGGCGAGCCGTTCCGTCGGCAGTGACGATTCGATCAAGTTCGACCACTCGACGATGGCGACACCATCGCCGTTGATGTATTCTTCAAGGCCGATATCGTCCCCCGTATCTTCGAGACGATAGACGTCCATATGGTAGAGCGGCAAGCGCCCTTGATATTGTTTCATGATGGTGAACGTCGGGCTGTTGACGTTACGCGTGACACCGAGACCTTTGCCAAAGCCTTGAGTGAACGTCGTCTTACCGGCACCAAGGTCCCCGTCCAACGTTATGACCGTCCCGGCTTTGACGAGCGTGGCGAGTTTTTCTGCCACCGCCTGCGTCTCGGCCGCGGAATGGGTAATCAATGTATACATGATGTTTCTCCTTTAGTGGTTCTAGCGATACGTACTCATTGTACACTCAATTTTACGCAAAAAAAAACACGAAACGTCATCGTTTCGCTATCTCATTTAAAAAATTGGTTGCGGGGGCTGGATTTGAACCAACGACCTTCGGGTTATGAGCCCGACGAGCTACCAGACTGCTCCACCCCGCGACGACATATGAAATTAAATAAAAATTGGTTGCGGGGGCCGGATTTGAACCGACGACCTTCGGGTTATGAGCCCGACGAGCTACCAGACTGCTCCACCCCGCGATGGTTTGAATTGTTTCGACATCCTCTATAATAAGTGAAGTAGTTATAAAATGCAACCTTTTTCTAAATGTTTTTTGAGAATTGGAATCGGGAACATGATAAGAAGTGTAACTTACTAGAGAAAAGGAGCGCGACTGTCATGTCGAAATGGGGTAATCGCTTTAAAAAATGGTTCTTTTCCGAACTGGATGCATCCGTCTATTTTCACACCGTACCGTTTCTACCGAACGAAACCGTCCATGGAACGTTACGCGTGTCGAACACCACTTCACATGTCGTGCGACTGCAGGAGTTGACGCTTAACTTTTTGACGACCTTTAAAGACATCACGCTCGAGGGCAACGAGTTCAACCGCGAGGCCGACCTTCAAGAAGTCCCGATCCCTCTATCGGCCGTGCTCGAACCTGGTGCCGAAGAGCATATCCCGTTCACGTTTGATTTGACGATGTATGCCCCGTCGACAGCGGGCGCCCCATATAGTGTGGAAGCAACCGTCTGGGACACGGACGGCAAACGGGTTTGGTTCGATGTCGTCGAAAATGTTGAAGTTGAACCGCTCCCCGCTTTGAAACGCTTGTTAGAGGCGACCGAACACGCCGGTCTCGAGCTCATGTTCGTCCGCAACGTCATCGATCCACTTGGAGAAGAACGCCCGTACCCGTTCGTCGAGAAGTATGGATTTAAACCGGTCGGTGATTGGGCCGACGAATTTGAAGTCGTCAAATCGTTCTGGCGAATCGACGAGGACGGGGTCGACGTCTATTACTGGCTCGACAACATCGAGAAGCAACGCACACTCGAGTCGATCGCGAACGACGTCACGTTGCGCCATCGCTCGCTCACATGGGATCAACTCGAACGCAAACAAGACCGGCTCGGACTCGGGATCCAAGAAACGTTACGCAGTCACCGCTCATCATGAGCGGGGCTACGTATCTCATTTGTCTGTTTTCGTGGTTATAAATTGATGCAACATCGAGGCAATTACACCGGGAACAATGCCCAAAACAACAGATGCGATGAGAATGGCGATAAATTCTTGAAACGTAATCGGAAATAACAATTGAGTGGCCATGAACACAAACACCAGAATCGAACTACCTATCACCCATATGATTGGTTTTTTCACAACGTCACATCCTTTATCCATTCGTCTCCACTCGTGTTCACGACCACCTGGAACTTCTCACGATGCGGATGCATGAACAGTTCGTATTGGAGACGACGCTCATCGTGCGAAGCCTTCAGATACGCGAGGTCCATTCCCCGCTCTTGGATGTCCCGGACAGAACGACGGTCAAACTCGGTGTCGCTATCCGTATACAAATAGACCGAAACATCCCACCAGTCGGTTGCGAGGAAGGCGACGCTCATCCCTTCGACGATGGTAATCCGTTTTTTCGGGTCGATCCACATCCGTTCAAGATACGGGACGTCGATCGTATAAAAACCGATGCCTTGTCGTACCATCCGGACATCACGCTCAAGAGAAGGCAAATGATGCGCCGCCGGATGACAAGCCGTCATCTTGTAGTGATGCGCTTGACCGTCGACCGTATAGTCGAGCATAGCGCTCTTCCGTAACGTCGAATCCGTGATATAAGGGTCGGTATTGATATAGTTCACGTCCCCGAGACGCGCACGTAAAGCATCAGCGAACGTCGTCTTGCCGGCACCGCCGTGTCCTGAGATTCCGATGACCGTATGTTCCTTTTGTCCGACTTCGTCGACGATATAATCGATCAAACCATTCATCTAAATCCTCCTTTTGGTACACTTCATATAGAAAGGAAGTGTACCAATCCAATGTCTACCTGTCCATTTTGTCATCCACAGCTTGTCCCATCACAACGAATCGTCTTGTTCACGTCGGCTCTGGCGTCTTCGTCCAGAAACAATCAGAATGACCAAACAGCTCATCATGTGAGGATGAGCTGTTTTCGTTTTGTTTCAATCTCTTCGAGTTGTCGTTCCAAGCGTTCAACTTCTCTCGTCATTTTTTCAATAAGTTTGGCGATTTCACGATCGAGCCCTTTTACCTTGTCGAGTGAATCATTGATTCGTCCATGCATCGTCCATTCAGAAAAAATATCGTCGAGGAAATAGTCAGCGAACTGAATGAGTGACCCGCGTTCGACCTGTAAGCCGCTGACAACGCCTTTCACGTCAGCCAATTCCCGCGAGAAACGTTCAAGCGCAGCTTGAAGTTCATGCATCTTCCGCTCCGAAGCACTGATAGCGTCATGTTTCATCGCTGTGGCAATCAAGCCACCTCCAAAGAACGTATCATATGTCGACCAACCCTTCGCACTGTCGAGATGTTTGAGTGTTTTGGAGATGGCAGTACGCGCTGTATTTCCAGCACTAATGGCTTCTTTATACTCAATGAGCACCTCATTTGTTTCCACCTGTTGATTGGTGAGTCGATATAAGGCTTCCCTTACCTCAGAATCCTGTTTCAGGTGAGCTTCTTTCTCTTTTACGAACGCTTCCCATTCTGCGTCAATCCCGTCATACGTCTCAAAGGTTTCATATAAATCACGACGTTCCAGCCCTAACTCATCGACCATCGCCTCATGTTCTCGGAGTTTTAATTCCGCTCTAGCTGCCTCTTCAAGTTCAATCGTTTTTTGCTCGTTGAATGTTCCCCGCAGCTTGCGCCACGTATTGACGAGCGAGAATGACTCTAGATCATAGACATCGCGTTGTTCTTTCGTGAATGAATTGAGCAAATCTTTTCGCACGGTCTCATGCTCAGCCATCTGTTTATCAAGCGTCTTCAATTTACGGGCTAATCGGTCTCGTTCAGAGAGGCGCTGTTGCAAGTCGAGTTGTGTTTGATAAATATCACTCATAGGTCTTAGTTCCCCCAATCGCTTTTTGATGTTGCTCTAACAGGTCTTGAATGTTTACCCCGTCAATCGTTAGGCCATCGA
This genomic interval carries:
- the tsaE gene encoding tRNA (adenosine(37)-N6)-threonylcarbamoyltransferase complex ATPase subunit type 1 TsaE, with protein sequence MYTLITHSAAETQAVAEKLATLVKAGTVITLDGDLGAGKTTFTQGFGKGLGVTRNVNSPTFTIMKQYQGRLPLYHMDVYRLEDTGDDIGLEEYINGDGVAIVEWSNLIESSLPTERLAITIERTGDEERQLTFAPVGDAYDTLVQEVLA
- the tsaB gene encoding tRNA (adenosine(37)-N6)-threonylcarbamoyltransferase complex dimerization subunit type 1 TsaB → MKQLMIDTSTTRLSVALSEHGQIQAEATVMVSKNHAVTLMPMIEQLMHAVKWTPTELERIVVTTGPGSYTGIRIGVTTAKTLAYTLQIPLIGVSALRLMAAAPNTDLPVVSLIDARRGNAYIGYYQQNEAMTPDRHASVAAWLEANITGPFVVVGDVEPFRDVLAAYEYTEAPAAHSYGRASDLVALGEVTNDVHAFEPEYLRLAEAEAKWLEGQNNG
- the tsaD gene encoding tRNA (adenosine(37)-N6)-threonylcarbamoyltransferase complex transferase subunit TsaD, which codes for MNTSLILAIESSCDETSVALVRDGKTLLSNVVSSQIESHKRFGGVVPEVASRHHVERITYVIDDALSEAGVTMQDVDAVAVTQGPGLVGALLVGISAAKALAFAHSKPLIGVHHIAGHIYANELVEEMEFPLVCLVVSGGHTELVYMPEHGVFEVIGETRDDAAGEAYDKVARTLSLPYPGGPAIDRLAADGEDTYKFPRVRLEAGSFDFSFSGLKSSVINAVHNAEQRGETVIPENLAASFQASVVEVLVEKAIRAVKEKGAKQLLVAGGVAANRGLRAALKEATDREGIRLVIPPLDLCGDNAGMIGVAAHHAYVRGKRDTLAMNAVPGLSLEESMTV
- the rimI gene encoding ribosomal protein S18-alanine N-acetyltransferase, which codes for MADIQIRRMNWLDVDEVTKVEEASFAIPWTKEAFMNEMLRNDQAIYFVAVHERRIVGFVGVWQIVDEGHITNIAVLPEYRGQGIGNLLLTQLVEFARSKSLAALTLEVRVSNIGAQKLYEQFGFENAGRRKRYYQDNNEDAYIYWAKLGSESE
- a CDS encoding uridine kinase family protein is translated as MNGLIDYIVDEVGQKEHTVIGISGHGGAGKTTFADALRARLGDVNYINTDPYITDSTLRKSAMLDYTVDGQAHHYKMTACHPAAHHLPSLERDVRMVRQGIGFYTIDVPYLERMWIDPKKRITIVEGMSVAFLATDWWDVSVYLYTDSDTEFDRRSVRDIQERGMDLAYLKASHDERRLQYELFMHPHREKFQVVVNTSGDEWIKDVTL
- a CDS encoding sporulation protein gives rise to the protein MSKWGNRFKKWFFSELDASVYFHTVPFLPNETVHGTLRVSNTTSHVVRLQELTLNFLTTFKDITLEGNEFNREADLQEVPIPLSAVLEPGAEEHIPFTFDLTMYAPSTAGAPYSVEATVWDTDGKRVWFDVVENVEVEPLPALKRLLEATEHAGLELMFVRNVIDPLGEERPYPFVEKYGFKPVGDWADEFEVVKSFWRIDEDGVDVYYWLDNIEKQRTLESIANDVTLRHRSLTWDQLERKQDRLGLGIQETLRSHRSS